Proteins from a single region of Amycolatopsis sp. CA-230715:
- a CDS encoding SAM-dependent methyltransferase encodes MAEKRRTPPDVDLDKPNAARVYDYFIGGKLNYAMDRAFAEKVREQLPRAAEICLLNRLWLRRVVRFGVARGVRQFLDIGSGMPTVGHVHEIAQTADPSARVVYVDNEPVAIAHSEIVLEGNENAIMVDADGEQPFEVLDHPGTRAMLDFSQPIMVILAAFIHFIPPERNPARLISTYRDALAPGSFLALSTDTGDEQDDEMFRAVEMYRDTTNPLHLRGRDEIRELMSGFEIVEPGIVFTPQWRPDDPADVGDRPERAGILAVVGRRP; translated from the coding sequence ATGGCCGAAAAGCGCCGCACACCGCCGGATGTCGACCTGGACAAGCCCAACGCGGCACGGGTCTACGACTACTTCATCGGCGGGAAGCTGAACTACGCGATGGACCGCGCTTTCGCGGAAAAGGTGCGGGAGCAACTGCCGCGGGCCGCCGAAATATGCCTGCTGAACCGGCTGTGGCTGCGGCGGGTGGTCCGGTTCGGCGTCGCGCGGGGAGTGCGGCAGTTCCTCGACATCGGCTCCGGAATGCCCACGGTCGGACACGTGCACGAAATCGCGCAGACCGCGGATCCCTCGGCGCGCGTGGTGTACGTCGACAACGAACCCGTCGCGATCGCGCACAGCGAGATCGTGCTGGAGGGCAACGAAAACGCGATCATGGTCGACGCCGACGGCGAACAGCCCTTCGAGGTGCTCGACCACCCCGGTACCCGCGCGATGCTCGACTTCTCCCAGCCGATCATGGTGATCCTCGCCGCGTTCATCCATTTCATACCACCGGAGCGGAATCCGGCACGACTCATTTCCACCTATCGCGACGCGCTGGCGCCGGGCAGCTTCCTCGCGTTGTCGACCGACACCGGCGACGAGCAGGACGACGAAATGTTCCGCGCCGTCGAAATGTACCGGGACACCACCAACCCGCTTCACCTCCGCGGCCGCGACGAGATCCGCGAACTGATGTCGGGCTTCGAGATCGTCGAGCCCGGAATCGTGTTCACCCCGCAATGGCGCCCCGACGACCCCGCCGACGTCGGCGATCGCCCCGAACGCGCGGGCATCCTCGCCGTCGTCGGGCGCCGCCCCTGA
- a CDS encoding FAD-dependent oxidoreductase → MTGVNEHTTPVLIVGGGVSGLSAALFLARQGVRATLVERHPTESIVPKARAFNPRTMEIYRGYGMEAEIRERQSYLADLPEMIGADSLAGEERFRFDLSAHVQSPSGVSPTDWAAIDQDELERLLRAHAVAAGADIRFGTELVSFDATADGVSAVARDLDSGSEYRIDAAYLVAADGHRAGIRKKLGIGADEALPPGRGAYIIFEADLTEALRGRRFILAYLDQPAPGTALVPVGENRWTIGFAYAPGIGEREEDFTEQHCVDLTRRAIGLSDVDITLLPPFPGRPEKVAHSTAGSGAVLADRFREGRVFLVGDAAHVVPPSGSYGASTGIADAHNLAWKLTAVLRSHAGPALLDTYEAERRPVARTTLDHTLKVLQARGTGSAEDNAAVDDITMMFGYRYDSAAVQGSPAAGSVRDPRTATGEPGLRAPHVWLERAGNRFSTTELCTEFWALLVGPDGDWTAAEAVATELGIDLRTYRVGAELRDPEDRFLASYGLTRTGASLVRPDGFVAWRAPAEPDDADAELRQALTTLLAR, encoded by the coding sequence ATGACCGGAGTGAACGAGCACACGACTCCCGTGCTGATCGTGGGAGGCGGTGTTTCCGGCCTGTCCGCGGCTTTGTTCCTGGCGAGGCAGGGCGTGCGGGCCACGCTCGTCGAGCGGCACCCGACCGAGTCGATCGTGCCCAAGGCCCGTGCGTTCAACCCGCGGACGATGGAGATCTACCGCGGCTACGGCATGGAGGCGGAGATCCGGGAACGGCAGTCCTACCTCGCCGACCTCCCGGAGATGATCGGCGCCGACTCCCTCGCGGGCGAGGAGCGGTTCCGCTTCGACCTGTCCGCTCACGTCCAGTCGCCGTCCGGGGTCAGCCCGACCGACTGGGCCGCGATCGACCAGGACGAGCTGGAACGGCTGCTGCGCGCGCACGCCGTGGCGGCGGGCGCCGACATCCGGTTCGGCACCGAGCTGGTTTCCTTCGATGCCACCGCCGACGGCGTTTCGGCCGTGGCGCGCGACCTCGACAGCGGGTCGGAGTACCGGATCGACGCCGCCTACCTCGTCGCCGCGGACGGCCACCGCGCCGGGATCCGCAAGAAGCTCGGCATCGGCGCCGACGAGGCGCTGCCTCCCGGGCGGGGCGCGTACATCATCTTCGAAGCCGATCTCACCGAGGCGCTCCGGGGCCGGCGCTTCATCCTCGCCTACCTCGACCAGCCCGCACCCGGCACCGCGCTGGTCCCGGTCGGGGAGAACCGGTGGACGATCGGGTTCGCCTACGCCCCCGGCATCGGCGAGCGCGAGGAGGATTTCACCGAGCAGCACTGCGTCGACCTGACCAGGCGCGCGATCGGACTGTCCGATGTAGACATCACGCTGCTGCCGCCGTTCCCCGGACGGCCGGAAAAGGTCGCGCACAGCACGGCGGGCAGCGGCGCGGTACTCGCCGACCGCTTCCGCGAAGGCAGGGTGTTCCTCGTGGGCGACGCGGCGCATGTCGTGCCGCCGTCGGGTTCCTACGGCGCGAGCACCGGTATCGCCGACGCGCACAACCTCGCGTGGAAGCTCACCGCCGTCCTCCGCAGCCACGCCGGACCCGCACTGCTCGACACCTACGAGGCCGAGCGCCGCCCCGTCGCGCGAACCACGCTCGACCACACGCTGAAGGTGCTCCAGGCCCGCGGCACCGGCAGTGCCGAGGACAACGCGGCCGTCGACGACATCACCATGATGTTCGGCTACCGCTACGATTCCGCCGCCGTCCAAGGCTCCCCTGCCGCGGGGAGCGTGCGGGATCCCCGCACCGCCACCGGCGAACCGGGTCTGCGCGCGCCGCACGTGTGGCTGGAGCGCGCCGGGAACCGGTTCTCCACCACCGAGCTGTGCACGGAATTCTGGGCCCTGCTCGTCGGACCGGACGGCGATTGGACGGCCGCCGAGGCGGTGGCCACCGAACTCGGCATCGATCTGCGGACCTACCGCGTCGGCGCCGAGTTGCGGGATCCCGAAGACCGGTTCCTGGCGTCCTACGGCCTCACCCGCACGGGCGCGAGCCTCGTGCGCCCCGACGGCTTCGTCGCCTGGCGCGCGCCAGCGGAGCCGGATGACGCCGACGCCGAGCTCCGGCAGGCACTCACCACCCTGCTCGCGCGGTAA
- a CDS encoding helix-turn-helix domain-containing protein has translation MTAAVHPATTVVAKDFTDFRTAVSQSFVPLQVTTEHDEHFRGRIRSCAADDVAVTEVTASAHVVERTPELIARADRRYFKLSLILAGTGLLVQDGRQALLRPGDVALYDTHRPYSLVFEEDFRTLVVMFPQRLIDLPADLIGQLTAIRMSGKEGVGNVVVPFLAQLGSNLDQLAGPAGVRLAHSAVDLLATMFATELDLAHTTADPHHELMRRIRAHIDANLSSPDLGPAQIAAEHYISTRHLHGLFQEQGTTVSGWIRERRLEHCRRDLLDPVHTGRPVAAVAARWGFVDAAHFSRVFKAAFGRSPSEVRRGV, from the coding sequence GTGACCGCCGCCGTCCATCCCGCCACCACCGTCGTCGCCAAGGACTTCACGGACTTCCGCACCGCGGTGTCCCAGTCCTTCGTGCCGCTGCAGGTGACGACCGAGCACGACGAGCACTTCCGAGGGCGGATCCGGTCGTGCGCCGCGGACGACGTCGCGGTCACCGAGGTCACCGCGTCCGCGCACGTGGTCGAGCGGACCCCCGAGCTGATCGCGCGCGCCGATCGCCGCTACTTCAAGCTCAGCCTCATCCTGGCCGGCACCGGGCTGCTCGTCCAAGACGGCAGGCAGGCACTGCTGCGGCCGGGCGACGTCGCGCTGTACGACACCCACCGGCCGTATTCGCTGGTGTTCGAAGAGGACTTCCGCACGCTCGTGGTGATGTTCCCGCAGCGGCTCATCGACCTGCCAGCCGATCTGATCGGCCAGCTGACCGCGATCCGGATGTCCGGCAAGGAGGGCGTCGGCAACGTCGTCGTGCCCTTCCTCGCCCAGCTCGGCAGCAACCTCGACCAGCTCGCGGGCCCGGCGGGCGTCCGCCTCGCGCACAGCGCGGTCGACCTGCTGGCCACCATGTTCGCCACCGAGCTCGACCTGGCCCACACCACCGCGGATCCCCACCACGAGCTGATGCGGCGGATCCGCGCGCACATCGACGCGAACCTCTCCTCCCCCGATCTCGGGCCGGCGCAGATCGCCGCGGAGCACTACATCTCCACCCGGCACCTGCACGGGCTGTTCCAGGAGCAGGGCACCACGGTGTCCGGCTGGATCCGCGAACGGCGGCTCGAACACTGCCGCCGCGACCTGCTCGACCCCGTGCACACCGGGCGCCCGGTGGCCGCCGTCGCGGCGCGGTGGGGTTTCGTCGACGCGGCGCATTTCAGCCGGGTGTTCAAAGCCGCGTTCGGCCGGTCGCCGAGCGAGGTGCGCCGCGGGGTTTGA
- a CDS encoding MoaF C-terminal domain-containing protein — protein MSEEPEEQWRTYDEFAAGIATYRLPNADLSGRELTVTLDGGPDVHLRFDDAEHVILNGTKEPYDAVAIRDDVFFVNFPLASVEGEALTVVFSTTTHRALGVRSVIGAEDVEGVPRVSQTFWAGTTDAGTPSGPVPGPSRDLIGKRNVYRYSPNHLYEHVYISSQRYAWQCIEGVQRGHGDMDLSTVWKFADGLYLFCFREFRIAVASVWLHDLGYALRTTGVFLGITGDGRSEHSRAGGHIYPLGSVDYPDAQPV, from the coding sequence ATGTCCGAAGAACCCGAAGAGCAGTGGCGGACCTACGACGAGTTCGCCGCCGGAATAGCCACCTACCGCCTGCCGAACGCGGACCTCTCCGGCCGCGAACTGACCGTCACCCTCGACGGCGGCCCGGACGTGCACCTCCGTTTCGACGACGCCGAGCACGTGATCCTCAACGGCACCAAGGAGCCCTACGACGCGGTCGCCATCCGCGACGACGTCTTCTTCGTGAACTTCCCGCTCGCCAGCGTCGAAGGGGAAGCGCTCACGGTCGTCTTCTCCACGACCACGCACCGCGCGCTCGGCGTCCGATCGGTGATCGGCGCCGAGGACGTCGAAGGGGTCCCCCGCGTCTCGCAGACGTTCTGGGCGGGGACCACCGACGCGGGCACGCCGTCCGGTCCGGTGCCGGGGCCGTCCCGCGACCTGATCGGCAAGCGCAACGTCTACCGCTACAGCCCGAACCACCTTTACGAGCACGTCTACATCTCCTCCCAGCGCTACGCGTGGCAGTGCATCGAAGGCGTCCAGCGCGGCCACGGCGACATGGACCTTTCGACGGTGTGGAAGTTCGCCGACGGGCTCTACCTGTTCTGCTTCCGCGAGTTCCGCATCGCCGTCGCCAGCGTTTGGCTGCACGACCTCGGCTACGCGCTGCGCACGACCGGGGTGTTCCTCGGCATCACCGGTGACGGCCGCTCCGAGCATTCGCGCGCCGGCGGCCACATCTACCCGCTCGGTTCGGTCGACTACCCCGACGCCCAGCCCGTCTGA
- a CDS encoding nuclear transport factor 2 family protein has product MSIVDVITAHYEASDRGDLAGMLAPLGPRTTWTEAAGFPYAGTYVGPDAVRENVFEAIGRDWDGYAFTLSELLHSGDTVIGLGTYQGTHRRSGRSFTARVAHVWKFDGDDLASFEQIVDSAPVVAATA; this is encoded by the coding sequence GTGTCCATTGTGGACGTCATCACCGCGCACTACGAAGCCAGCGACCGGGGCGACCTCGCCGGTATGCTCGCCCCGCTCGGCCCCCGCACGACCTGGACGGAGGCGGCGGGATTCCCTTACGCGGGAACCTATGTCGGCCCGGACGCCGTGCGCGAGAACGTCTTCGAAGCGATCGGGCGGGACTGGGACGGCTACGCCTTCACGCTGTCCGAGCTGCTGCACTCCGGTGACACCGTGATCGGCCTCGGCACGTACCAGGGCACCCACCGCCGATCAGGGCGGTCTTTCACCGCGCGCGTGGCGCACGTGTGGAAGTTCGACGGGGACGACCTCGCCAGCTTCGAGCAGATCGTGGACTCCGCTCCGGTGGTCGCCGCCACCGCCTGA
- a CDS encoding ABC transporter substrate-binding protein, whose translation MSRGLALAAAVLLAAGGCAGSGGGTGGPIVVGSVNALSGSATFPEASQAAKAVFDAANASGGVNGRQIEYKAIDDKGDPAAAAAAAREVVSGDDAVALVGSSSLIECEINAKYYEQQKILSVQGIGVDPACFNSPNIAPVNVGPFHDMTLTLLYGSEVLKLNDICALLEIAGNTLPSYQAAIDEWSKITGKKLKYVDATVPYGGSDYTSYIVKARAAGCKAITVNPVEPDSIGQLKAAQAQGWNDVTWLLLTSVYSENFAKAISNAGAGVYVPAEFYPFTDAASPQTKDWRELMTKNKIPLTSFSQGGYLAAKYFLDVLKGMKGDITRETVTKALREMKPITDPMVGTPYAFGNGRTHHDNTAGWPIKLASGTNRWALAADDWLRIPKK comes from the coding sequence ATGTCGCGAGGACTCGCGCTGGCCGCCGCTGTCCTGCTCGCCGCCGGTGGCTGCGCCGGGTCCGGCGGGGGCACCGGCGGCCCCATCGTGGTCGGCTCGGTCAACGCGTTGAGCGGCTCCGCCACCTTCCCGGAGGCGTCGCAGGCCGCGAAGGCGGTCTTCGACGCCGCCAACGCGAGCGGCGGCGTCAACGGCCGCCAGATCGAGTACAAGGCGATCGACGACAAGGGCGATCCCGCGGCGGCCGCCGCGGCGGCACGCGAAGTCGTCAGCGGGGACGACGCGGTCGCCCTCGTCGGGTCGTCGAGCCTGATCGAGTGCGAGATCAACGCGAAGTACTACGAGCAGCAGAAGATCCTTTCGGTGCAAGGGATCGGCGTCGACCCGGCGTGCTTCAACAGCCCGAACATCGCGCCGGTCAACGTCGGCCCGTTCCACGACATGACGCTGACCCTGCTCTACGGCTCGGAAGTGCTGAAGCTCAACGACATCTGCGCGCTGCTGGAAATCGCGGGCAACACGCTGCCGTCCTACCAGGCGGCGATCGACGAGTGGTCCAAGATCACCGGCAAGAAGCTGAAGTACGTCGACGCGACGGTGCCCTACGGCGGATCGGACTACACCTCCTACATCGTCAAGGCGCGCGCCGCGGGCTGCAAGGCGATCACCGTGAACCCCGTCGAACCGGATTCGATCGGACAGCTCAAGGCGGCGCAGGCGCAGGGCTGGAACGACGTCACCTGGCTGCTGCTGACGAGCGTCTACAGCGAGAACTTCGCCAAGGCGATCTCGAACGCGGGCGCCGGGGTGTACGTCCCCGCGGAGTTCTACCCGTTCACCGACGCCGCCAGCCCGCAGACGAAGGACTGGCGCGAGCTGATGACGAAGAACAAGATCCCGCTGACCTCGTTCAGCCAGGGCGGGTATCTCGCGGCGAAGTACTTCCTCGACGTGCTCAAGGGCATGAAGGGCGACATCACCCGGGAAACGGTGACGAAGGCGCTGCGCGAGATGAAGCCCATCACCGACCCGATGGTCGGCACGCCGTACGCGTTCGGCAACGGCAGGACCCACCACGACAACACCGCGGGGTGGCCGATCAAGCTCGCCTCGGGCACCAACCGGTGGGCGCTCGCCGCCGACGACTGGCTGCGGATCCCGAAGAAGTAA
- a CDS encoding branched-chain amino acid ABC transporter permease produces the protein MLQGALAGLAAGGLYAVLAVCLTLMSRLVRVVNFAQAAIGMAGTYVAVFLAVHIGLPVWLATVVGILLGGVLSALLGWVVSTWLAEADTGTRSAVTVAVLLLLISLSFILFGNKPQPFHPVLAGPAFELGGVVISQVTVVTVALAVLVALACRTVLTRTPVGIQLRALSERPTTAELLGIPAKRLSVAVWAGTGVVSTLAVSIVAPSQSNDATSLAMLVVPAAAAALLGGFRRLDLAVVGGLVLGMAQGAVAQSDSLSVIRYFLPFGVIVALLLWTQRKEVWDAAR, from the coding sequence ATGCTGCAGGGAGCGCTGGCTGGCCTCGCCGCCGGCGGGCTGTACGCGGTGCTGGCGGTGTGCCTCACGCTGATGTCGAGGCTGGTGCGGGTGGTCAACTTCGCCCAGGCCGCGATCGGGATGGCCGGCACCTACGTCGCGGTGTTCCTGGCCGTCCACATCGGACTGCCGGTGTGGCTGGCGACGGTCGTGGGCATCCTGCTCGGCGGCGTGCTGTCCGCGCTGCTCGGCTGGGTGGTGTCGACCTGGCTCGCGGAGGCCGACACCGGCACCCGCTCCGCGGTGACCGTCGCGGTGCTCCTGCTGCTGATCTCGTTGTCGTTCATCCTGTTCGGCAACAAGCCGCAGCCGTTCCACCCGGTGCTCGCCGGGCCCGCCTTCGAACTCGGCGGGGTGGTGATCAGCCAGGTCACCGTGGTCACCGTCGCGCTCGCCGTGCTCGTCGCGCTCGCCTGCCGCACCGTGCTCACCAGGACCCCGGTCGGCATCCAGCTGCGCGCGCTGTCCGAACGGCCGACGACCGCCGAACTGCTCGGCATCCCGGCGAAACGGCTCAGCGTCGCGGTGTGGGCGGGCACCGGGGTGGTCAGCACGCTCGCCGTGTCCATCGTGGCGCCGTCGCAGTCGAACGACGCGACCTCGCTCGCGATGCTGGTGGTCCCCGCCGCCGCGGCCGCGTTGCTCGGCGGGTTCCGGAGGCTGGACCTCGCTGTGGTCGGCGGGCTCGTGCTCGGGATGGCGCAGGGCGCGGTCGCGCAGTCCGACAGCCTTTCGGTGATCCGGTACTTCCTGCCGTTCGGCGTGATCGTCGCGCTCCTGCTGTGGACGCAACGCAAGGAGGTGTGGGATGCGGCTCGCTGA
- a CDS encoding branched-chain amino acid ABC transporter ATP-binding protein/permease: MRLADHGAVGRKGVPFLVAAVAVGVGYALSVGLEGYFVYLGISAIVAGISLLGLGVVTGSAGMISLCQLTFGAVGAWVVSALNVAGAPGGFVVWLLLGGLAAGLAGILVGLPALRLRGINLAVVTLGLAAAADVTLVQLQFPGATEGISVERPEAFSDDRGYFLLGVLVLVVCALVVHFLRRGRWGSGWQAVAFSERGTAAAGASVRTSKLTAFAVSAALGGISGGLLTGQVGLAFPASFASIQSLALYVLAIMSGAHLIDMAVFGAVLWVAVPELLKRWGVPQDWGFVVFGLLGVHALTQGGNLGTALRDLWHRRARARDRAGVTLGAVTEHTSMPPPGDPVLVVRGLTMNFGHVAALSEVDISVPERGVLGVIGPNGAGKSTLVDVISGFLPRADGMVELDGRPLTGSPTRRARAGLRRTFQQDRVPPGLTVGAYVRFVARRRVSESEISDALDFFGCPSSRTPLSRVDVGARRLVEVAGHLLAKPRVLLLDEPAAGLPHEEHVALGARLRQVPARFGVSVLLIEHDLDLVRSVCDTITVLDFGKVLASGPQDEVLADPAVLKAYMGETELL; this comes from the coding sequence ATGCGGCTCGCTGATCATGGTGCCGTAGGCCGGAAAGGTGTGCCGTTCCTCGTCGCCGCCGTCGCGGTAGGCGTCGGCTACGCGCTGAGCGTCGGGCTCGAAGGGTACTTCGTCTACCTCGGCATCAGCGCGATCGTCGCCGGGATCTCCCTGCTCGGGCTCGGCGTGGTCACCGGCAGCGCGGGCATGATTTCGTTGTGCCAGCTCACTTTCGGCGCCGTCGGCGCCTGGGTGGTCTCGGCGCTGAACGTGGCGGGCGCGCCGGGCGGGTTCGTGGTGTGGCTGCTGCTCGGCGGGCTCGCCGCCGGGCTCGCCGGGATCCTCGTCGGGCTGCCCGCGCTGCGGTTGCGCGGGATCAACCTCGCGGTGGTCACCCTCGGCCTCGCCGCGGCCGCCGACGTGACGCTCGTGCAGCTCCAGTTCCCCGGTGCCACCGAAGGGATCTCCGTCGAACGACCCGAAGCGTTCTCCGACGACCGCGGGTACTTCCTGCTCGGTGTGCTCGTGCTCGTCGTGTGCGCGCTCGTCGTGCACTTCCTGCGCCGGGGCCGCTGGGGCAGCGGCTGGCAGGCGGTCGCGTTCTCCGAACGCGGCACCGCGGCCGCCGGGGCGAGCGTGCGGACCTCGAAGCTGACCGCGTTCGCGGTGAGCGCGGCGCTGGGCGGGATCAGCGGCGGGCTGCTCACCGGGCAGGTCGGGCTGGCGTTCCCGGCGAGCTTCGCGTCCATCCAGTCGCTGGCGCTGTACGTGCTGGCGATCATGTCGGGCGCGCACCTGATCGACATGGCGGTGTTCGGCGCGGTGCTCTGGGTCGCGGTACCGGAGCTGCTGAAGCGCTGGGGTGTCCCGCAAGACTGGGGTTTCGTGGTGTTCGGCCTGCTCGGAGTGCACGCGCTGACACAGGGCGGGAACCTCGGGACCGCGCTGCGGGACCTGTGGCACCGGCGCGCGCGTGCCCGTGACCGCGCCGGGGTGACGCTCGGCGCGGTTACCGAGCACACCTCGATGCCGCCGCCCGGCGACCCCGTGCTCGTGGTGCGCGGGCTGACCATGAACTTCGGCCACGTCGCCGCTTTGTCCGAAGTGGACATATCGGTGCCCGAAAGGGGCGTGCTGGGCGTGATCGGGCCGAACGGGGCAGGGAAGTCCACTTTGGTCGACGTGATCAGCGGATTCCTCCCGCGCGCCGATGGCATGGTCGAACTGGACGGGCGGCCGCTCACCGGATCCCCGACCAGAAGGGCGCGTGCCGGGCTGCGGCGCACGTTCCAGCAGGACCGCGTCCCACCGGGGCTGACCGTCGGCGCCTACGTGCGGTTCGTGGCGAGGCGGCGGGTTTCGGAGTCCGAGATCTCCGACGCGCTCGACTTCTTCGGCTGCCCGTCTTCGCGGACGCCACTGTCCAGAGTGGACGTCGGTGCGCGCAGGCTGGTCGAGGTCGCGGGGCACCTGCTGGCCAAGCCCCGCGTACTGCTGCTCGACGAACCCGCGGCCGGACTGCCGCACGAGGAGCACGTCGCGCTCGGCGCGCGCCTGCGGCAGGTGCCCGCGCGGTTCGGCGTCTCGGTCCTGCTGATCGAGCACGATCTGGACCTGGTGCGCTCGGTGTGCGACACCATCACCGTGCTCGACTTCGGCAAGGTGCTCGCCAGTGGCCCGCAGGACGAGGTGCTGGCCGATCCGGCCGTGCTCAAGGCGTACATGGGTGAAACGGAGCTGTTGTGA
- a CDS encoding ABC transporter ATP-binding protein translates to MNALRVTGLTVARGAGPVISDVDLALEPGRITALVGPNGAGKTSLLEAVSGVVPAAAGTVHIGATDVTKHSRVARSKLGLAHIEQGRAVFSGLTVLENLRLTARTRDRVDEVLELFPELGKRRDSPTALLSGGEQQMVVLARAFAARPLFLLIDEMSLGLAPVVFTRLLPVVTRFAEEGAAILLVEQFTQLALGIAQDALVVSSGRVTFSGEARALLDSPEKLHSAYLG, encoded by the coding sequence GTGAACGCGTTGCGGGTAACGGGACTCACGGTCGCGCGGGGCGCTGGCCCGGTGATCAGCGACGTCGACCTCGCGCTGGAGCCCGGCCGGATCACCGCGCTGGTCGGCCCGAACGGCGCGGGGAAGACCAGTCTGCTGGAAGCCGTCTCGGGCGTGGTCCCCGCCGCGGCCGGGACCGTCCACATCGGAGCGACCGACGTCACGAAGCACTCCCGCGTCGCGCGGTCGAAGCTCGGGCTCGCGCACATCGAACAGGGCCGCGCGGTGTTCTCCGGGCTCACCGTGCTGGAGAACCTCAGGCTCACCGCGCGCACCCGCGATCGCGTCGACGAGGTGCTGGAGCTGTTCCCCGAGCTCGGCAAGCGCCGCGATTCGCCCACCGCGCTGCTCAGCGGGGGCGAGCAGCAGATGGTGGTGCTGGCCCGCGCGTTCGCGGCCCGTCCGTTGTTCCTGCTGATCGACGAGATGTCGCTCGGCCTCGCGCCGGTCGTGTTCACCAGGCTGCTGCCGGTGGTCACGCGGTTCGCCGAGGAGGGCGCCGCGATCCTGCTCGTCGAGCAGTTCACCCAGCTCGCGCTCGGCATAGCGCAGGACGCGCTGGTCGTGTCCTCCGGGCGCGTCACCTTCTCCGGCGAGGCGCGCGCACTGCTCGACTCGCCGGAGAAGTTGCATTCGGCCTATCTAGGCTGA
- a CDS encoding SDR family NAD(P)-dependent oxidoreductase — translation MSTESSVVAITGGGTGIGAAVARDYAGEGAEVVVLGRRREPLEKVAAETGAHVIACDASERDDAERAVAEIVGRFGRLDVVVANAGGHGLSSVTDTGDEEWELALRSNLSSAFVFCRAALPSLVETGGRIVVVSSLAGLFAGPNVAGYTVAKHALIGLTRSIARDFGPRGVRANAVCPGWVRTPMADGEMDQFAAAAGFDGGHDEAYRRVTAEVPLRRAAEPEEIASVIRFLASPESSYITGAVLVADGGAHAVDLPTLAFERAGM, via the coding sequence GTGAGCACGGAGAGCAGCGTCGTCGCCATCACCGGCGGCGGGACGGGAATCGGCGCCGCGGTGGCGCGGGACTACGCGGGGGAGGGCGCCGAGGTGGTGGTGCTCGGGCGGCGGCGCGAGCCGCTCGAGAAGGTGGCCGCCGAGACCGGCGCGCACGTGATCGCGTGCGACGCGAGCGAGCGCGACGACGCGGAGCGGGCGGTCGCCGAGATCGTCGGCCGGTTCGGGCGGCTGGACGTGGTCGTCGCCAACGCGGGCGGGCACGGGCTGTCGTCGGTGACCGACACCGGCGACGAGGAATGGGAGCTCGCGCTGCGGTCGAACCTGTCGAGCGCGTTCGTGTTCTGCCGCGCCGCGCTGCCGTCACTGGTCGAGACGGGCGGCCGGATCGTGGTCGTGTCCTCGCTCGCCGGTCTGTTCGCCGGGCCGAACGTCGCGGGCTACACGGTGGCCAAGCACGCGCTGATCGGGCTGACCAGGTCGATCGCGCGCGATTTCGGCCCGCGCGGCGTCCGCGCGAACGCGGTGTGCCCCGGCTGGGTCCGCACCCCGATGGCCGACGGCGAGATGGACCAGTTCGCGGCCGCGGCCGGGTTCGACGGCGGGCACGACGAGGCCTACCGCAGGGTGACCGCCGAGGTGCCGCTGCGCCGCGCCGCCGAACCGGAGGAGATCGCGTCGGTGATCCGCTTCCTCGCTTCGCCGGAGTCCTCGTACATCACCGGCGCGGTGCTGGTCGCCGACGGCGGGGCGCACGCGGTCGACCTGCCCACGCTCGCCTTCGAGCGCGCGGGGATGTGA
- a CDS encoding SDR family NAD(P)-dependent oxidoreductase: MRLDLEGKAVLVTGAASGIGLACARAFLAEGARVGMVDRGTVRPLGGETIAVRADVTDERALGDAVAEVALRFGGLDAVIGCAGVSGPVGTPLAETTAEEFSAVLAVNVTGQFLLAKLARPWLPRGTGAVVLLASDSAFTCAPGMVPYCASKGAVVALTRALAVELDGVRVNCVCPSVTDTPMARADLGDVLADPGFPVQTADDVAQHVLYLASERSRTVNGQALLADFGVSARSGFPA, encoded by the coding sequence ATGCGACTCGATCTCGAGGGCAAGGCCGTGCTGGTGACCGGAGCCGCTTCGGGGATCGGCCTGGCGTGCGCGCGGGCGTTCCTCGCGGAGGGTGCGCGGGTGGGCATGGTGGATCGTGGCACCGTTCGCCCGCTCGGCGGCGAGACGATCGCCGTGCGGGCCGATGTGACGGACGAACGGGCGCTCGGCGACGCCGTCGCCGAGGTGGCGTTGCGGTTCGGCGGGCTCGACGCCGTCATCGGGTGCGCGGGTGTTTCGGGCCCGGTCGGCACTCCGCTCGCCGAGACCACCGCCGAGGAGTTCTCTGCGGTGCTCGCGGTCAACGTCACCGGGCAGTTCCTGCTCGCCAAGCTCGCGCGGCCGTGGCTGCCGCGGGGAACGGGCGCGGTGGTGCTGCTCGCCAGCGACTCCGCGTTCACCTGCGCGCCGGGCATGGTGCCCTATTGCGCTTCCAAGGGGGCCGTGGTCGCGTTGACCAGGGCGCTCGCGGTCGAACTGGACGGAGTGCGGGTGAACTGCGTGTGCCCGTCGGTGACCGACACGCCGATGGCCCGCGCCGATCTCGGTGACGTGCTGGCGGATCCGGGGTTTCCCGTGCAGACGGCCGACGACGTCGCCCAGCACGTGCTCTACCTCGCCTCGGAACGGTCGCGCACGGTGAACGGCCAAGCCCTGCTCGCCGATTTCGGCGTATCGGCCAGATCGGGCTTTCCCGCATGA